Proteins found in one Nitratiruptor sp. SB155-2 genomic segment:
- a CDS encoding YggS family pyridoxal phosphate-dependent enzyme, translating to MDKYRLRDNFDEIVQRVEKARMERSEHHIVQIVAVTKYVGAEEIEALYELGQRAFGESRVQDLKTKSEALGDLPIEWHFIGRLQKNKINHLIDLDPWLMQSLDSLELAIEIDKRLERKGKKMDCLLQINSAKEESKAGVLPEVAYDEYLKIIEETKHINLCGVMTIGAHTDDTTLIQKSFETTYKIFESLQPHGAKICSMGMSNDFELAIRCGSNMVRIGSLFFK from the coding sequence GTGGATAAGTATAGACTAAGAGACAATTTCGATGAAATCGTACAACGAGTCGAAAAAGCGAGAATGGAGCGAAGCGAACACCATATTGTTCAGATAGTTGCTGTGACAAAATATGTAGGAGCTGAGGAGATAGAAGCGCTCTATGAACTTGGACAAAGAGCCTTTGGAGAAAGCAGGGTCCAAGATCTCAAAACCAAATCCGAGGCTCTAGGCGATCTTCCGATCGAGTGGCACTTTATCGGAAGACTTCAAAAAAACAAGATCAACCACCTCATCGATCTCGATCCTTGGCTCATGCAATCCCTCGACAGTCTGGAACTAGCAATCGAAATAGATAAACGGTTAGAAAGAAAAGGCAAAAAGATGGATTGCCTCTTGCAGATCAATAGTGCGAAAGAGGAGAGCAAAGCCGGTGTTTTGCCAGAAGTTGCGTATGACGAATATTTAAAGATCATCGAGGAGACAAAACATATCAATCTTTGTGGTGTCATGACCATAGGAGCCCACACTGATGATACCACATTGATCCAAAAAAGTTTTGAGACGACCTATAAAATTTTCGAGTCTTTACAACCCCATGGAGCTAAAATCTGTTCTATGGGGATGAGCAACGATTTTGAGCTGGCCATTCGCTGCGGCTCCAATATGGTACGAATCGGTTCGCTCTTTTTTAAATAA
- the rseP gene encoding RIP metalloprotease RseP, translated as MGFLVSLLVLSFLIFFHELGHFLAARFFGVTVERFSIGFGPILTKKRCCGTEWAISAIPLGGYVKMKGQDDTDPTAKSFDPDSYTTKKPWQRIIILFAGPFANFFLAFLLYLYIALSGYDVLAPKVGQVLPDSPAAKAHLQKGDTILAINGQKIKTWEDLSRIIAHSHAPLKLLIDRNGKKEIVTLQPKIMKTKNIFGEEVQRPMIGIAPANAYIKVHYSPLEAIQVAYDKTIEASKFILLGIEKMIEGVVSPKEIGGVLTIMDVTAKASQAGLVALLSFTALISVNLGILNLLPIPALDGGHIMINLYEMITKHAPSEETLYKITLAGWIFLIGLMGLGLYNDINRLLGVYSG; from the coding sequence ATGGGATTTTTAGTCAGTTTACTCGTTTTATCTTTTTTGATCTTTTTTCATGAACTTGGTCACTTTTTGGCTGCGCGGTTTTTTGGAGTTACAGTTGAGCGTTTTAGTATCGGTTTTGGACCGATTTTAACGAAAAAACGGTGTTGTGGGACTGAGTGGGCTATCAGTGCCATTCCTTTGGGTGGCTATGTGAAGATGAAAGGACAGGACGATACCGATCCTACCGCAAAAAGCTTCGATCCGGACAGCTATACGACCAAAAAACCGTGGCAGAGAATCATCATCCTTTTTGCAGGTCCGTTTGCAAACTTTTTTCTCGCTTTTTTACTTTACCTCTATATCGCACTCAGTGGATATGATGTGCTAGCACCAAAAGTGGGTCAAGTTCTTCCAGACTCTCCGGCAGCCAAAGCACATCTGCAAAAAGGTGATACGATCTTGGCAATCAATGGACAAAAGATTAAAACATGGGAAGATTTAAGTCGCATCATCGCTCATTCTCATGCACCGCTCAAACTTCTTATTGATCGCAATGGAAAAAAAGAGATTGTCACCTTACAACCCAAAATCATGAAAACAAAAAATATTTTTGGCGAAGAGGTGCAACGCCCTATGATCGGAATCGCACCGGCAAATGCCTACATAAAAGTGCACTACTCCCCTTTAGAAGCTATTCAAGTGGCCTATGATAAAACGATCGAAGCAAGTAAATTCATTCTGTTGGGTATAGAGAAGATGATCGAAGGTGTCGTCTCGCCAAAAGAGATCGGTGGTGTACTCACCATTATGGATGTAACTGCAAAAGCTAGTCAAGCAGGTCTTGTGGCGCTTCTGAGTTTCACTGCATTGATCTCGGTAAACCTTGGGATTTTAAATCTACTCCCTATTCCGGCTCTTGATGGTGGGCATATTATGATCAATCTGTATGAAATGATCACGAAACATGCACCCAGTGAAGAGACTCTTTATAAAATCACACTTGCTGGATGGATCTTTCTCATAGGCCTTATGGGACTTGGTCTTTACAACGATATCAACAGGTTATTAGGAGTGTATAGTGGATAA
- the pgsA gene encoding CDP-diacylglycerol--glycerol-3-phosphate 3-phosphatidyltransferase produces the protein MNIPNILAFTRLLIAPLMFMLLVNRDLSVFEHIHPSWLDFSAAFLFVLASITDFFDGYIARSFNQITELGKILDPLADKMLTLAGFLGLMVLGRADPWAVYLILTREFFITGLRVSAAGSGKEIAASFLGKIKTIMQMIAIGFLIMNWPGGALLLWFAVIITLYSGYEYIKEYLR, from the coding sequence ATGAATATTCCAAATATTTTGGCTTTTACTCGACTGCTCATTGCACCACTCATGTTTATGCTCCTCGTCAATAGAGATCTATCAGTTTTTGAGCATATACATCCCTCTTGGCTCGATTTTTCGGCCGCTTTTCTGTTCGTATTAGCAAGTATTACCGACTTTTTTGATGGGTACATCGCTCGAAGTTTCAACCAGATCACAGAACTTGGGAAGATTCTCGATCCATTAGCCGATAAAATGCTCACTCTTGCTGGCTTTTTAGGATTGATGGTACTTGGCAGAGCTGATCCATGGGCGGTCTATCTCATATTAACAAGAGAGTTTTTTATAACCGGTCTTCGGGTCTCGGCTGCAGGAAGCGGTAAAGAGATAGCTGCCTCTTTTTTAGGAAAAATAAAAACGATTATGCAGATGATCGCTATCGGGTTTTTGATTATGAATTGGCCGGGAGGTGCTCTGCTGCTTTGGTTTGCAGTCATTATCACACTCTATAGCGGATATGAATATATTAAGGAGTATTTACGATAA